A genomic stretch from Glaciecola nitratireducens FR1064 includes:
- the fliE gene encoding flagellar hook-basal body complex protein FliE, which yields MDIKANAIYQEMQAMVGDIKPLKMDVPAIQGNGSASEFSDMLSQALNNVNGLQKESRDMQKSFDMGDPNLSLADVMIAKEKSGIAFEATMQVRNKVLEAYKTIMNMPV from the coding sequence ATGGACATTAAAGCAAATGCTATCTACCAAGAAATGCAAGCGATGGTTGGCGATATCAAGCCGCTTAAGATGGATGTGCCAGCAATTCAAGGCAATGGGTCTGCAAGCGAATTTTCTGACATGCTCAGCCAAGCGCTAAACAACGTTAACGGTCTGCAAAAAGAGTCGCGAGATATGCAAAAATCTTTCGATATGGGCGACCCAAATTTAAGCCTAGCTGACGTGATGATTGCTAAAGAGAAGTCAGGCATTGCTTTTGAAGCAACGATGCAAGTGCGCAATAAAGTACTTGAAGCCTACAAAACTATAATGAACATGCCAGTTTAA
- the fliI gene encoding flagellar protein export ATPase FliI — protein MTLAIADKIKQLQEQVPKAVAISSGKLIRGVGLTLEAVGCQVPVGGRCLVQTSRGQIEAEVVGFSGDVTYLMPTESVKGIVPGSRVQPLSHDNGLAVGDELLGRVIDANGEPLDGKGPIKCKQTASLTPPPINPLTRKPVNQPLDVGVRAINTVLTVGKGQRMGLFAGSGVGKSVLMGMMTRGTTADVVVVGLIGERGREVKEFIQDILTAEEREKAVVVAAPADTSPLMRLKGCEAAVTIAEYFRDQGKDVLLLVDSLTRYAMAQREIALAIGEPPATKGYPPSVFAKLPALVERAGNGTELQGSITAFYTVLTEGDDLQDPIADSARAILDGHIVLSRRLAESGHYPAIDIESSISRVMPQVVNEEHVLQARNIKQVYSTYQQNKDLISIGAYARGTDNRIDLSIAAEPAINAFLQQTMGQVISFEKCVESMGTLNGGLNAASAHGQKAQQPR, from the coding sequence ATGACCCTCGCAATAGCTGATAAAATAAAGCAATTGCAAGAACAGGTTCCGAAAGCTGTGGCTATTTCTTCTGGTAAGTTGATTAGAGGCGTAGGGTTGACCCTAGAAGCCGTAGGTTGCCAAGTGCCCGTGGGTGGACGTTGTTTAGTGCAAACAAGTCGAGGCCAAATTGAAGCTGAAGTTGTTGGCTTTTCTGGCGATGTTACCTATTTAATGCCAACAGAATCAGTTAAGGGTATTGTTCCTGGTTCACGTGTTCAGCCTTTATCGCATGATAACGGACTCGCTGTAGGTGATGAGCTATTAGGTCGGGTGATTGATGCCAATGGTGAACCCCTCGATGGCAAAGGGCCGATAAAATGCAAACAAACAGCTTCATTAACGCCTCCTCCGATTAATCCTTTAACTCGTAAACCTGTTAATCAACCGCTTGATGTTGGTGTGCGTGCTATTAATACCGTGTTAACCGTGGGCAAAGGCCAGCGAATGGGATTATTTGCAGGCAGTGGTGTAGGTAAAAGTGTATTGATGGGCATGATGACGCGCGGAACTACCGCTGATGTTGTTGTGGTTGGCCTCATTGGCGAACGCGGCCGAGAAGTAAAAGAATTTATCCAAGATATTTTGACTGCCGAAGAGCGAGAAAAGGCTGTTGTTGTTGCGGCTCCTGCAGATACCTCGCCATTGATGCGCTTAAAAGGCTGTGAAGCTGCTGTGACCATTGCTGAGTACTTCAGAGATCAAGGTAAAGATGTATTGTTGCTAGTTGATTCTTTAACAAGATACGCAATGGCGCAGAGAGAAATAGCCCTAGCCATTGGGGAACCGCCTGCTACCAAAGGATATCCACCGTCAGTATTTGCAAAACTACCTGCCTTGGTCGAACGAGCAGGTAACGGTACAGAGCTGCAGGGGTCTATTACCGCTTTTTATACGGTATTGACCGAGGGTGATGATTTACAAGATCCTATCGCTGATTCAGCACGCGCAATTTTAGATGGTCATATTGTTCTTTCGCGCCGTTTAGCCGAGTCGGGACACTATCCGGCCATTGATATCGAATCATCAATCAGCCGCGTTATGCCGCAGGTAGTGAATGAAGAGCACGTGCTTCAAGCGCGCAATATTAAACAAGTCTATTCAACCTACCAGCAAAATAAAGATCTCATTAGCATTGGTGCCTATGCACGCGGCACTGACAATAGAATTGATTTATCGATTGCAGCTGAGCCCGCGATCAATGCATTTTTACAACAAACGATGGGACAAGTGATTTCGTTTGAGAAATGTGTTGAGTCAATGGGCACATTAAACGGTGGACTCAATGCAGCGTCAGCACATGGGCAGAAAGCCCAACAGCCTAGGTAG
- the fliH gene encoding flagellar assembly protein FliH — protein sequence MSTSSSKPQAQSIKVSSNESFNDAKTWDLPSVNSDVQSNTTNALNKARTWKYEPPEVEEEIKPLTAKDIEAIRAAAYDEGFALGKQQGFDTGFAEGNQEGLEKGSIEGKEQGLADGMLAGQEQMDELARSWQSIIEQAANPLAQVNQELEKELVILAVKLAKAVINVEVTTQNDVLLSAISEGIKVLPIQESQYQFQMHPVDVAMVKGHFGDEAIAENNWKLIENPIIERGGCELSTQNNAVDMSIERRTTDVFTQFLNAQGLHHDPRNS from the coding sequence ATGAGTACTTCAAGCAGCAAGCCACAAGCACAATCAATTAAAGTGAGCTCAAATGAGTCTTTTAATGACGCCAAAACGTGGGATTTGCCAAGCGTAAATTCTGATGTGCAAAGTAATACAACAAATGCCTTGAACAAAGCGCGCACGTGGAAGTACGAACCGCCAGAAGTGGAAGAAGAAATTAAGCCGCTTACAGCCAAAGACATTGAAGCAATCAGAGCTGCCGCTTATGACGAGGGTTTTGCTTTGGGTAAGCAGCAAGGCTTCGACACCGGTTTTGCAGAAGGCAATCAAGAAGGACTTGAAAAAGGCAGCATTGAGGGTAAGGAGCAAGGTCTAGCCGACGGCATGTTGGCGGGTCAAGAGCAAATGGACGAGTTAGCAAGAAGTTGGCAATCTATTATAGAACAAGCTGCTAATCCATTGGCGCAAGTGAACCAAGAGCTGGAAAAAGAACTCGTTATCCTTGCTGTAAAATTAGCAAAAGCGGTTATTAATGTTGAAGTTACCACGCAAAATGACGTGCTATTAAGCGCCATAAGCGAAGGCATTAAAGTGCTTCCGATCCAAGAAAGTCAGTATCAATTTCAAATGCACCCCGTTGATGTCGCCATGGTCAAGGGACATTTTGGCGACGAAGCAATTGCCGAAAACAATTGGAAGCTGATTGAGAATCCAATTATTGAGCGCGGTGGTTGTGAGCTTAGTACGCAAAACAACGCCGTTGACATGTCAATTGAACGCAGAACAACCGATGTATTTACCCAATTTCTAAACGCCCAAGGATTGCATCATGACCCTCGCAATAGCTGA
- a CDS encoding sigma-54-dependent transcriptional regulator produces the protein MSKTKILIVEDDHGLREALVDTLLLGGYQVTPVDCAENAMLKLADNNQFDLVVSDIQMGAMSGLSLLKSVKAKYPKLPVLLMTAFANIDDAIQAMRDGATDYLSKPFAPEVLLNLVGRYAPAQKVESKTPIVADPSSIRMLELARKVAKSEATVMVLGPSGSGKEVLSRYIHDQSPRSQSTFVAINCAAIPENMLEATLFGYEKGAFTGAVQACPGKFEQAQGGTLLLDEITEMDLALQAKILRVLQEREVERLGGRKTISLNVRVIATSNRDLKLAVDDGKFREDLYYRLNVFPITWQPLAHRIGDIIPLAKHMVQRHAIAQGIPVPDITMSAQHKLMQHTWPGNVRELENVIQRALILTDNGKIDNEDLMIEAAHNVERTTSTMFTSASPDIANNTLDSDDAVDKNLLGSELRFQEHQIILDALQAYNGKRKDVAEKLGISPRTLRYKLARMRDSGIEVPN, from the coding sequence ATGAGTAAAACCAAAATATTAATAGTCGAAGACGATCACGGCCTTAGAGAAGCTTTAGTCGACACACTGCTATTGGGTGGCTATCAAGTCACTCCGGTTGATTGCGCTGAGAACGCGATGCTCAAACTTGCAGACAACAATCAGTTTGATTTGGTCGTCAGCGACATTCAAATGGGCGCAATGAGCGGATTATCACTTCTTAAAAGTGTGAAAGCTAAATATCCAAAGCTCCCTGTATTGTTGATGACAGCATTTGCTAATATCGATGATGCCATTCAAGCAATGCGCGACGGTGCAACCGACTATTTATCTAAACCCTTTGCTCCAGAGGTGTTGCTCAACTTAGTCGGACGCTATGCGCCGGCGCAAAAAGTGGAGTCAAAAACACCGATTGTTGCTGATCCTTCTAGTATTCGGATGCTTGAGCTAGCCAGAAAAGTGGCGAAATCAGAAGCAACCGTCATGGTCTTGGGGCCCAGTGGTTCTGGTAAAGAAGTCTTGTCTCGTTATATTCACGACCAGAGTCCTCGTAGTCAGTCTACCTTTGTTGCGATTAACTGTGCTGCCATTCCTGAAAACATGTTGGAAGCCACCTTATTTGGTTATGAAAAAGGTGCGTTCACAGGCGCAGTTCAAGCGTGTCCTGGTAAATTTGAACAAGCGCAGGGCGGCACTTTATTACTTGATGAAATTACTGAAATGGATCTGGCGCTACAAGCTAAAATTTTGCGTGTATTGCAAGAAAGAGAAGTTGAGCGATTGGGTGGTCGCAAAACCATTTCCTTGAACGTACGGGTAATTGCGACAAGCAACCGTGATTTAAAGTTAGCCGTGGATGATGGCAAATTTAGAGAAGATTTATACTATAGACTCAACGTGTTTCCAATTACCTGGCAACCACTGGCGCATCGCATTGGCGATATTATCCCGTTGGCCAAGCACATGGTTCAACGTCATGCGATTGCTCAAGGTATTCCGGTTCCAGATATCACAATGTCTGCGCAGCATAAGCTGATGCAACACACGTGGCCTGGCAACGTCAGAGAGTTAGAGAATGTGATCCAGCGGGCACTGATTTTAACCGACAATGGCAAAATTGATAATGAAGACTTAATGATAGAGGCTGCGCATAATGTTGAAAGAACGACATCCACTATGTTTACTTCTGCATCCCCAGATATAGCAAATAATACTTTAGACTCCGACGATGCAGTCGATAAAAATTTATTAGGATCGGAACTTCGATTTCAGGAACATCAGATTATTTTGGACGCGCTGCAGGCCTATAATGGCAAACGCAAAGATGTAGCTGAAAAACTTGGAATAAGCCCAAGAACGCTGCGTTACAAACTTGCTCGTATGCGTGATTCAGGTATTGAAGTTCCTAACTAA
- a CDS encoding sensor histidine kinase, producing MSQLTNNFFVIDSKDQFSFGARQSTVFKPVSLEKPVSIVSVSAEAIAKPQMAQSDDTVEELNNKAKRLNHLLEVMPAGVIVLDQKGRIKQANQQAAELLGEPLEKELWREIILRSFKPQADDGHEVSLRDGRKVKISITPLVEEKGQLIVLTDLTETRELQSRISHLQRLSSLGKMVASLAHQVRTPLSSAMLYAANLRSLNLKNPMADRFTTNLQNRLKDLESQVNDMLLFAKSGEQQIVAPLTVSQVMANGAEAVDALLATKSIQLKLDKKPILHQLMGNETALTGAISNLLHNAIEVSQEGDVIEIITDIVEENGAPFISIQIKDQGCGLSEHQIDSIFEPFFTTKTQGTGLGLAVVKSVAKSHHGLVKAANNIEGKGACFTLLLPCIQPKNEFQTYSKDVHQGVAI from the coding sequence ATGTCGCAGTTAACCAATAATTTTTTCGTCATTGATTCAAAAGATCAATTTTCATTCGGCGCTCGCCAAAGTACGGTTTTTAAACCTGTCAGTTTAGAAAAGCCGGTATCGATTGTTAGCGTCAGTGCTGAAGCGATTGCAAAACCTCAAATGGCGCAAAGCGACGATACGGTCGAAGAACTTAACAACAAAGCGAAGCGACTTAATCATTTGTTAGAGGTTATGCCAGCCGGAGTTATCGTTTTAGATCAAAAAGGCCGCATAAAACAAGCAAATCAGCAAGCGGCTGAATTACTGGGCGAGCCTTTGGAAAAAGAGCTTTGGCGAGAGATTATCTTACGCTCATTCAAGCCTCAAGCAGACGATGGACATGAAGTTTCTTTACGCGATGGCCGCAAAGTAAAAATATCGATCACGCCTTTAGTTGAAGAAAAGGGTCAGCTTATTGTATTAACCGACCTTACTGAAACTCGCGAACTGCAGAGTCGTATAAGCCATTTACAGCGTTTATCTTCTTTAGGAAAAATGGTTGCATCTTTGGCGCACCAAGTCAGAACACCACTATCCTCTGCAATGCTTTATGCCGCCAATCTGCGTTCACTGAATTTAAAAAACCCGATGGCTGACCGCTTTACAACTAATCTGCAGAATCGCTTGAAAGATCTGGAGAGCCAAGTGAATGACATGCTGCTGTTTGCTAAAAGTGGTGAGCAGCAAATTGTGGCACCACTGACCGTATCGCAAGTGATGGCTAACGGTGCTGAGGCGGTTGACGCTTTATTGGCGACCAAGTCTATTCAATTAAAACTAGACAAAAAGCCAATACTGCACCAGTTAATGGGCAATGAAACGGCGTTGACGGGTGCCATTAGTAATTTACTTCACAACGCAATTGAAGTGTCGCAAGAAGGCGATGTTATTGAAATAATTACCGACATCGTAGAAGAAAATGGTGCGCCCTTTATTAGTATCCAAATAAAAGATCAAGGCTGTGGCTTATCAGAGCATCAAATTGACAGTATTTTTGAACCCTTTTTTACAACAAAAACACAGGGTACAGGCTTAGGATTGGCTGTTGTTAAGTCGGTAGCAAAATCACATCACGGCTTAGTAAAAGCCGCTAATAATATTGAAGGTAAAGGCGCTTGCTTTACCTTACTGCTGCCCTGCATTCAGCCAAAAAATGAATTCCAAACATACTCAAAAGACGTACACCAAGGAGTCGCAATATGA
- the fliG gene encoding flagellar motor switch protein FliG, translated as MAEAVVEKEKTPKYDVNKLEGVEKASILLLSLTEDDAAQILKFLEPKQVQALGSAMAAMDDMTQDKITAVHTHFIDEIQNYSTIGFKSQDFVRRALTSALGEDKAAHLLDQILTGSGAKGLESLKWMDSKQVATIIRNEHPQIQTIVMSYLEPEQSAEILAQFPEKVRLDLLMRVANLEEVQPAALQELNEIMEKQFAGQAGAQAAKMGGLKSAANIMNYLDTNIEGQLMDAIRETDEEMSQQIQDLMFVFDNLIDVDDRGIQAILRETQQESLMKAIKGADEELRNKITGNMSKRAAEMLLDDLEAMGPVRLSEVEAAQKEILSIARRLADAGEVMLGGGGGEEFV; from the coding sequence ATGGCTGAAGCAGTTGTTGAAAAAGAAAAAACACCAAAGTATGACGTCAATAAACTAGAGGGCGTAGAAAAAGCCTCCATTTTATTATTGAGCCTAACAGAAGATGATGCAGCACAAATTTTAAAATTCTTGGAGCCTAAACAAGTGCAAGCTTTAGGCTCTGCGATGGCGGCTATGGATGACATGACGCAGGACAAAATTACGGCTGTGCATACGCATTTTATAGACGAAATTCAAAATTACTCGACCATTGGCTTCAAGAGTCAAGACTTTGTGCGCAGAGCATTGACTTCCGCGCTAGGCGAAGACAAGGCTGCCCATCTACTTGACCAAATACTCACTGGCAGCGGTGCTAAAGGTCTGGAGTCACTGAAATGGATGGATTCCAAGCAAGTAGCCACCATTATTCGTAACGAACACCCGCAAATACAAACGATTGTTATGTCTTATCTTGAGCCAGAGCAATCTGCCGAAATTTTGGCGCAGTTTCCTGAAAAAGTACGCTTAGACTTATTGATGCGTGTTGCCAATCTTGAAGAAGTGCAGCCAGCAGCATTGCAGGAGCTCAACGAAATCATGGAGAAACAGTTTGCTGGTCAAGCCGGCGCGCAAGCTGCGAAGATGGGCGGACTGAAATCTGCCGCGAACATAATGAATTACCTTGATACAAATATCGAAGGCCAGTTAATGGATGCAATCCGTGAAACTGATGAAGAGATGAGCCAGCAGATTCAGGATCTAATGTTTGTATTCGATAATTTGATTGACGTTGACGACAGAGGTATTCAAGCGATACTGCGTGAAACTCAACAAGAAAGCTTAATGAAAGCCATTAAAGGCGCTGATGAAGAGCTGCGTAACAAAATTACTGGCAATATGTCCAAACGGGCCGCTGAAATGTTGCTCGATGATTTGGAGGCCATGGGGCCTGTACGCTTGAGTGAAGTTGAAGCGGCACAAAAAGAAATTCTGTCTATTGCTCGACGATTAGCTGATGCCGGTGAAGTCATGCTAGGCGGTGGCGGCGGTGAAGAATTCGTCTAA
- a CDS encoding flagellin encodes MIKFDNNNAGSLLQQVQQKQSSLMEKLASGKQVNSAADGPAAQLIIDRLTSQTEGSRQAISNAYDGISLAQVAESGLANITDDANRIRELTVQAGNGALNDSDRQALQSEISALQENISLTVEQTNFAGKPLLSGGQDISFLVGSSSGNNIDVETNNVTDSISDLLSIDVTNAESRQQALDIADASLASIGGFRGDLGATQNQFASAARVLTESSINSESARSRIQDLDYAQATSDMAAAQVQGQASLSVQAQANQQQGQVLALLS; translated from the coding sequence ATGATAAAGTTTGATAACAACAATGCGGGTAGCTTGTTACAGCAAGTTCAACAAAAACAATCCAGTTTGATGGAAAAGCTAGCCTCGGGTAAACAAGTGAACAGCGCAGCAGATGGTCCAGCCGCGCAGCTTATAATTGATCGTTTAACGTCGCAAACAGAAGGTAGTCGTCAAGCCATCTCTAACGCTTATGATGGTATATCGCTTGCTCAAGTTGCAGAATCGGGCTTAGCGAATATTACTGATGACGCCAATCGCATACGAGAACTCACAGTGCAGGCTGGTAACGGCGCGCTAAACGATTCGGATCGGCAAGCGCTTCAGAGTGAAATAAGTGCGCTACAAGAAAACATCAGCTTAACGGTGGAGCAAACCAACTTTGCCGGCAAGCCACTGCTGTCGGGTGGACAAGACATTAGTTTTCTCGTTGGCAGTTCTTCAGGTAATAACATCGACGTTGAAACGAATAATGTTACCGACTCTATCAGTGATTTACTCAGTATTGATGTTACAAATGCAGAATCACGCCAACAAGCACTTGATATCGCTGACGCGTCTTTAGCGTCTATTGGTGGCTTTCGTGGCGACCTCGGCGCGACGCAAAATCAGTTTGCGAGTGCAGCACGAGTATTAACGGAATCGAGCATTAATTCTGAATCGGCTAGAAGTCGTATTCAGGACTTAGACTATGCGCAAGCAACCAGCGACATGGCTGCCGCTCAAGTGCAAGGGCAAGCGTCCTTAAGCGTTCAGGCTCAAGCCAATCAGCAGCAGGGGCAAGTTTTGGCGTTGTTGAGTTAA
- a CDS encoding sigma-54 dependent transcriptional regulator — MKEILIISDNEVRKNNLNVILTFMGEACSHSDYSHCIKTIESKNDLVAILIDGEVPELTEDVIEKFPAIPFVNIGFQLSAEVNYKNMMGSLFEPITQPIMVELLNKCQDFHRLNTPSLGTTTGKTRLFRSLVGNSNGIKEVRSLIEQVAPSEANVLILGESGTGKEVIARNIHYMSNRQKGPFIPVNCGAIPGELLESELFGHEKGAFTGAIGSRKGRFELAEGGTLFLDEIGDMPLQMQVKLLRVLQERIFERVGGTKTINCDVRIVAATHRNLEEMISENTFREDLYYRINVFPIESPALRERAADIPLLLQELAHRLENNNENIVKFNDDAMRSLMSHPWPGNVRELSNLVERLAILYPKKLVGITELPIKYQYGDTPLAPLSTLSEEQQEREALNELFLSDAEDTSETSQVGVLNTALPSDGVNLKEYLSDLEINLISQALEQQDWIVARAADQLGMRRTTLVEKMRKYEISRQ; from the coding sequence ATGAAGGAAATTCTGATTATCAGCGACAATGAAGTTCGTAAAAATAATCTGAATGTAATACTGACTTTTATGGGTGAGGCTTGTAGCCATAGCGATTATAGTCACTGCATTAAGACTATTGAGAGTAAAAACGACTTGGTTGCTATTCTCATCGATGGTGAAGTCCCTGAGTTGACAGAAGACGTCATTGAAAAATTTCCAGCAATCCCTTTTGTGAATATTGGCTTTCAATTAAGCGCTGAAGTTAATTATAAAAATATGATGGGGTCGCTTTTTGAGCCTATAACACAGCCTATCATGGTCGAGTTGCTAAACAAGTGCCAAGACTTTCATCGTCTGAATACGCCATCTCTTGGCACAACTACCGGCAAAACACGATTATTTAGAAGCTTAGTCGGCAATAGTAACGGTATTAAAGAGGTACGCTCTCTCATAGAACAAGTTGCGCCATCTGAAGCAAACGTGCTTATTCTTGGTGAATCAGGCACGGGTAAAGAAGTTATTGCACGTAATATTCACTATATGTCGAATCGCCAAAAAGGCCCGTTTATCCCGGTTAACTGTGGCGCTATTCCGGGTGAGCTATTGGAAAGTGAGTTGTTTGGTCATGAGAAAGGCGCGTTTACTGGCGCTATCGGCTCCCGTAAAGGGCGTTTCGAATTAGCAGAAGGCGGCACACTCTTTTTGGACGAAATTGGTGATATGCCGCTGCAAATGCAAGTAAAACTGCTTCGCGTGCTGCAAGAGCGTATTTTTGAAAGAGTGGGTGGTACTAAAACCATTAACTGCGATGTGCGCATTGTTGCAGCAACGCATCGTAATTTAGAAGAGATGATCAGCGAAAATACGTTTAGAGAAGATCTTTACTATCGCATCAATGTTTTTCCTATTGAAAGTCCTGCACTGCGTGAACGAGCTGCAGACATTCCTCTGTTATTGCAAGAACTTGCCCATCGCTTGGAAAACAACAATGAAAATATCGTTAAGTTTAACGATGACGCAATGCGTTCTTTAATGTCGCACCCTTGGCCAGGTAATGTGAGAGAACTATCAAATTTAGTTGAGCGTTTAGCTATCCTTTACCCCAAAAAATTAGTTGGTATCACCGAGCTTCCGATAAAGTATCAATACGGCGATACACCTCTTGCTCCTTTAAGCACCTTATCTGAAGAACAGCAAGAGCGAGAAGCGCTGAATGAGCTTTTCTTGAGCGACGCTGAGGATACATCAGAAACTAGTCAGGTGGGGGTGCTAAATACTGCGCTACCATCTGATGGCGTAAATTTAAAAGAATACTTGTCTGATCTCGAAATTAATTTGATTTCACAAGCATTGGAACAGCAGGATTGGATTGTCGCAAGAGCAGCCGATCAGCTGGGTATGCGCAGAACCACCTTGGTTGAAAAAATGCGTAAATATGAAATAAGTCGTCAATAA
- the fliF gene encoding flagellar basal-body MS-ring/collar protein FliF yields MAEATSTELTLSNSLDGMDDSVESKPTLMDQLGTTEMVRQITLVVTLVICIVIAIFVFLWSKEPTYRPLAQMPTQELIETLDFLDQSEIQYKLEGNTVYVVEEQFNDAKFGMARQGISNEASQGTDIIMQDMGFGVSQRVEMERLKHAREQQIARTIEDMNGIGKARVLLALPKENVFARREKKGSATVVVTASRGNVVSAQEVDSIVDIVASAVQGMEPSKVTVTDNNGRLLNSGSQDAGASAARKEYELEKRREAEYMEKIDSILIPVLGLGNYTAQADVTMDFTATEQTQRRYNPDLPAVRSEMISEQSNVGNVIAGIPGALSNQPPMDATIPENAVGAGNGAPLPGSNSKEQTRNYELDTTISHTKQQTGVIRRLSVSVAVDHSSVTAADGTVTSAPMSQEQVLNIRRLLQGGIGFDVTRGDSLEVVSIPFNRIDMGEIKETPFWEQDRFMPILKLVLGALVIIILIFFVVRPMLMKLIFPENNIADNEFDESDLDLGEDPLAILNDEFDESQVGFAADGSLMLPNLRKDEDVLKAVRALVANEPELSAQVVRGWLLQDE; encoded by the coding sequence GTGGCTGAAGCAACAAGCACAGAATTAACACTCTCCAACAGTCTTGACGGCATGGATGATTCGGTTGAAAGCAAACCGACTCTTATGGACCAGTTAGGTACGACTGAAATGGTGCGTCAAATTACCTTAGTAGTCACCTTGGTTATTTGTATCGTTATTGCCATTTTTGTCTTTCTTTGGTCAAAGGAGCCGACGTATCGTCCATTGGCACAAATGCCTACTCAAGAGCTCATTGAAACTTTAGACTTTCTTGATCAAAGCGAAATCCAATACAAGCTTGAAGGAAATACGGTTTACGTCGTTGAAGAACAATTTAATGACGCAAAATTTGGCATGGCGCGCCAAGGGATTAGCAATGAAGCCTCGCAAGGCACCGATATTATTATGCAAGATATGGGTTTTGGAGTCAGCCAACGGGTTGAGATGGAGCGATTGAAACATGCTCGAGAACAACAAATTGCGCGCACAATAGAAGATATGAACGGTATTGGGAAAGCACGCGTTTTGCTAGCTTTACCTAAAGAGAATGTGTTTGCTCGCAGAGAGAAAAAAGGCAGTGCAACTGTAGTAGTAACGGCGAGTCGTGGTAATGTTGTTAGCGCTCAAGAAGTAGATTCTATTGTAGATATCGTCGCTTCAGCGGTGCAGGGCATGGAACCGAGCAAAGTAACGGTAACAGACAACAATGGTCGCTTACTTAATTCAGGATCTCAAGATGCCGGCGCATCAGCTGCTCGCAAAGAATACGAGTTAGAAAAAAGACGTGAAGCGGAATATATGGAAAAAATTGATTCCATCTTAATTCCTGTTTTAGGGCTAGGAAACTACACAGCACAAGCTGATGTAACCATGGATTTTACAGCAACGGAGCAGACCCAGCGTCGCTACAACCCAGATTTGCCTGCTGTTCGAAGCGAAATGATTTCCGAACAAAGTAATGTAGGTAACGTTATTGCTGGTATTCCTGGCGCCTTATCAAATCAACCGCCAATGGACGCTACTATCCCTGAAAATGCAGTCGGGGCCGGCAATGGAGCGCCACTACCAGGCAGTAATAGCAAAGAACAAACTCGCAATTACGAATTAGATACAACAATTAGTCACACTAAACAGCAAACCGGTGTTATTCGACGCTTGAGTGTATCCGTAGCAGTTGACCATTCATCTGTCACAGCAGCTGATGGCACCGTTACAAGTGCGCCAATGAGTCAAGAGCAAGTACTCAACATTCGTCGCTTGCTGCAGGGAGGCATTGGTTTTGATGTGACTCGAGGAGATTCACTTGAAGTGGTGAGCATTCCGTTTAACAGAATTGATATGGGCGAAATAAAAGAAACACCTTTCTGGGAACAAGACCGTTTTATGCCTATACTCAAGTTAGTGTTGGGCGCACTGGTCATTATTATTCTGATTTTCTTTGTGGTTAGACCAATGCTCATGAAACTTATCTTCCCTGAGAACAACATTGCAGATAATGAGTTCGATGAATCTGATCTAGATTTAGGTGAAGATCCGTTAGCCATCCTAAACGATGAATTTGATGAGTCACAGGTAGGTTTTGCCGCTGATGGTTCATTAATGTTACCTAATTTACGCAAAGACGAAGATGTGTTAAAAGCCGTACGTGCTCTCGTTGCCAATGAGCCTGAATTATCAGCACAAGTGGTTCGTGGCTGGCTATTACAGGACGAATAA